The Candidatus Binatia bacterium genome contains a region encoding:
- a CDS encoding DUF4325 domain-containing protein produces the protein MSPDPTKTVRQLLEEQPEIANRDLAKYLGVSAATSHRMLQGLVLTGILERRGQGRSTFYRLRPIRRRFPLGSAKEDEVWSQVSEQISRTRVLGRTEDQALRYAATEVINNAIDHSGGKRLNVEVDFEGRATTVTRVIDDGVGVFRKVCDDFGYRSTKDAIIQLEKGKLTSDPSGHSGEGLFFSSKAVSRFRLESDGVAWVVDAIAGDSGIGPSGVKRGTRVVLEVVRGETPRLQDVFAAYTNPETMRFMKTRTTISLSSFGLSLISRSEAKRVTARLREFEHVTLDFTGVEVVGQGFCDEVFRVFALQHPEVTLDPVGMNEMVEFLVRRARARSE, from the coding sequence ATGAGCCCGGATCCCACAAAAACCGTGCGCCAACTGCTGGAGGAGCAACCCGAGATCGCCAACCGGGATCTCGCCAAGTACCTGGGTGTTTCCGCCGCGACGAGCCACCGGATGCTGCAGGGCCTGGTCCTGACGGGAATTCTTGAGCGTCGCGGACAGGGGCGTTCGACGTTTTACCGCCTCCGTCCCATCCGGCGACGGTTCCCGCTCGGCTCCGCCAAGGAAGACGAGGTCTGGAGTCAGGTGTCGGAGCAGATCTCGCGAACCCGCGTTCTCGGCCGGACCGAAGACCAGGCACTCCGCTATGCCGCTACCGAAGTCATCAACAACGCGATCGATCACTCCGGTGGCAAGCGGCTCAATGTCGAAGTCGACTTCGAGGGCCGAGCCACCACGGTGACGCGTGTCATCGACGACGGCGTCGGGGTGTTCCGCAAGGTGTGCGACGACTTTGGCTACCGCTCGACCAAGGACGCGATCATCCAGCTCGAAAAGGGGAAGCTCACCAGCGATCCCTCAGGTCATAGTGGAGAGGGTTTGTTCTTCAGCTCCAAGGCGGTTTCGCGTTTTCGCCTGGAGAGCGACGGGGTCGCGTGGGTCGTCGACGCCATCGCTGGCGACAGCGGTATCGGCCCGAGCGGGGTGAAGCGCGGAACACGAGTCGTCCTCGAGGTCGTTCGAGGCGAGACGCCACGGCTGCAGGACGTCTTCGCGGCCTACACGAACCCGGAGACGATGCGCTTCATGAAGACCCGCACGACGATCTCTCTGAGCTCCTTCGGCCTCTCCCTCATCTCGCGATCCGAAGCGAAGCGAGTGACGGCGCGTCTCCGCGAGTTCGAGCACGTCACCCTCGACTTCACCGGGGTCGAGGTCGTCGGACAGGGGTTCTGCGACGAAGTCTTCCGGGTCTTCGCGTTGCAACACCCCGAGGTCACGCTCGACCCCGTCGGCATGAATGAGATGGTGGAGTTCCTCGTGCGTCGCGCACGGGCTCGCTCGGAATAG